A region of uncultured Carboxylicivirga sp. DNA encodes the following proteins:
- a CDS encoding TetR/AcrR family transcriptional regulator, which yields MSKKADIYQGAMELFVAKGFTASVNELIERIGIAKGTLYHHISGKDQLIVDIYKQLMFEIEEKCVDSSSSEDPKQDSKRVFSKIVKWFISNPTKFYYINIFETSPYIKVHFGRVEDTLEGPRKNIMQKVNMGVLKGYKTDMIAYFDFAFTRAMANYFLSLSKPLKSFKDEFDEAFDLYWDGVARKQIS from the coding sequence ATGAGTAAGAAAGCTGATATCTATCAGGGAGCGATGGAGCTCTTTGTCGCCAAAGGATTTACTGCTTCGGTTAACGAATTGATTGAGCGAATAGGAATAGCAAAAGGTACATTGTACCATCATATTTCAGGGAAGGATCAATTAATTGTGGACATCTATAAACAATTAATGTTCGAAATTGAAGAAAAATGTGTTGATTCATCATCCAGCGAAGATCCTAAACAAGATTCCAAACGTGTTTTTAGTAAGATTGTTAAATGGTTTATTAGCAATCCAACAAAGTTCTACTATATAAATATTTTTGAGACCAGTCCATATATAAAAGTGCATTTCGGTAGAGTAGAGGATACATTGGAAGGTCCAAGAAAAAATATCATGCAAAAGGTGAATATGGGTGTTCTAAAAGGTTATAAAACTGATATGATAGCCTATTTCGATTTTGCCTTTACCAGGGCCATGGCCAATTATTTTCTTTCGCTCTCTAAACCACTTAAAAGTTTCAAGGATGAATTTGATGAAGCTTTTGACTTATATTGGGATGGGGTAGCACGAAAACAAATCAGTTAG